From Impatiens glandulifera chromosome 7, dImpGla2.1, whole genome shotgun sequence:
ttaagaataaaataattatctagtttaattaatgaaaaagaaggagagagaaaatatattaatatttaattaataaatatataaatttaaaaataaaagttaaccatggttattaaaagaggctaaatgagtcatttttgatagtacatatgtttaaatgacattttattagttgatatgtctaagtgagctagttgtacaagtacatacgtctaagtgagcttttttactttattttatgcGCTGACCAAAAAGACAAATAAGCTGATCAGCAAGTAGTAGGATTTAAGCTGAAAAGGTTACGAGATGAGTTTATAATAGGTTTGGATATAGACTAAGTTAAtgagtttgaatatttatatatatatatatatatatatatatatatatatattaatataaaaccaTAATAtggtcatttaaaaataattcatctaTGTTTATGCATTTGGAAAGTTgatctaaataaaaaacaataaataaatttatgatcaagtaaatttcaaatatatttatgtattcattttttttttgaaatgttgatcatttttgggttatttgaagtatttatttttttaaaaaaataaaaatattatttaataaaaaaaagttatttgaagtttttatcaattttgtataaaaaaaatatgttatttgagtttttaatattaaaatatacacACAAAATAACACTAATTTTAAaccataaaatataaataaaataataaacataaaatataacaatgttgataatttcatttaataGATATTTAATGAACAATAGTGatgtaaatataattaaccATGGGTTATATTGTCTTTATTTGCATGAGTATAATAAAAGCCCTTTAAGtccattaaaatttaaaaccattacaatatatactaaaaaaaaataagagttcAAAACCCAACATTTAATTCCTacaatgtttatttatatttaaaatttaagttttgtaaataaagtaaaaatatatttggttaataaatttagtaattaGATAGAtgaaaaaattgtaaatttttttggttaatatatatatatatatgtataataaataaacccAATATCAACTAGCTCTTATggtaaaatacatttatattaaatttattttgaatagaaaTAAATTACAAAGTTTGTGATGCAAAAATTATCGCATCAAACTCTGAGAGTTATTTATAtcgtttaaaaatgaaaataaaatattcgcATAATCTAAAtatctttataatataaaatttcaaaatttatatggTAAATTATTATAACGATATGCGTGAGTTACATgtataatataactaataaaatgtTAGAGGCAATAAGAGGGGATACTAACCCTAAAGTTCTTTGATTCGAGCCTGTCAGATGACAAATTTTGTCtggttaaatagttaagtgtgtttgcggccTACATATTTAATCCGTTATCCCATTTTTTACCCCACCAAGGTAGctcagtggtaagagtcggtttAAAATGCCAAAATGTCACAGTTCGATTCCATCtaaaagcgctttgagtttaagcgagGACTATAGCTGTGGATAGGGGTGGTCAAACCTACGGATCGGATACGATCCGGTATTTTAGATCGGATATtcgcttttattttttttaagaattgcgatccgtatccgatccggtatccgaccactatccgatccgaaaatacCGGATCGGATCGGCCAGTCGGATACCCGCTGATCcgaatttttttcatattttaatttttttcatatgctagaaaattaaaattgttctaTTAAGGATTTCAATTATGAATAATGACGATTTGAGAACCGATTTAAAGAGAAATGggaagaaaaacaaatgaaagagacatatttttgtttgggtttgtaaaggAAAATGGGAGAAAACATAAGAAAGAgagatattttgtatttttgtttgagtttgtaaagagaagaaaagaagagatacatttttgtttagtttgtaattgtttaataatatttttatttgggtttgtaaagagaaatatgaaggaaaatataggaagagagagatttttggttggatttgtatttatttaattatatttttgtttgggtttgtttatttaataaattttaaaaatgaacgTATCGGCTTCGGATATCCGAAATCTTTTTTGTCCGATCTGTATCCGATCCGGAAATCCGGTAAAAATATTGGATCAGATCGATATCCGAATCCGATCCATCGGATACGGATTTTTTCGAATCGGATCGGCCGGAACAACGGATCGGGTCTATCGGATCAGATTTTTTGGCCACCCCTAGCTGTGGAGTGTAGCTCGTGGGGTGTAATGCTAGTTCTACTTTAATTccccaacaaaaataaaaaactaataaaattttaaaattacaaaattctcacaaacatcaaataatttttacaatttacaatatctaaaaatataatgcaaacaaatttttataaataattttttattattgaacaatataaaataattcatatgtccatcttcatttataattttattttatttttaaaactattatatttataaataaaataacaatataattaaagtatagtTTAAACTCATTTTAAAGAATAAAGTTTAACTTAcccattaaatttttatattttctcaaataattcaaaaaactATGATTATTTCTCTCAAATACACCCTGccattctaattttaatttgtataaatctCTTAAATTCGCAATAAATGATATTCATACTGATGTATCCGAACATATAACTTACACCAAAAACTTCTTTTGAATATGTATGAACTTCTCAAATTTATACATCacataattttaaagaaaaaaaataaaatttataataatttgggATAATTACTCTTTGCGATTTAACCCAGTGGACTGGGCTCCACTTTTACAGGTTTACCCCTGAAAAGATTATATATGTTGAAGAAACTCTGCTATTAAATAGCAAAAACTGGAGTTACTGACACTCAATTGGACCAACTATGTTTGGTTTTTTAGTAATATTTATTCCATATCTTCTAAACTATTTAAATACTCTAATgtataaatgagttttttttttaaagttaaaattattttaaattcgtttcttattatatatgaaaattttaatttataaataatatctcaaaaattaaaaaaattatacaatgtATTGAGATTaacttctaaaaataaattcatttatattttataatggtaataaaagaaatattagaGTAAGCCGAATGATAAACAcgattagaataatatatacaaaatattgtaTGAGGCTAAAAATTGTTCTATCCTTTATGTTggataaaaacatttttttttaaagtaataacTGATTATTGTATAtgaccaaaatattgaaaaatttatataaatcatgaaaaaatacataaataaaagacTTAATCTTGTAATAACTCCTAATATTAGAAACAATATGCAGATATTCTCCTTAAGATTTTGGGTTCAAAtccattatttatatatatatatatatatatatatatttatatatatatatatatattatgattaaatggttaagtgtttgCTGGTTTAATCcgttgttctatttttttatattagaaaaataattttttaaaattatccgacttcatattttttttatgctaATAATGAAACGAATTTGATAAATAGGAAAGATacaaatacaatatataataatacaaatatcaaattattaaaataaaaattgagaatgttattcaaattaagaaaattcaattaataaaaacaaaaacaaaaactagacaaatttgaaaagtgaaaAGATAACAACACTCTCTTCTAattcttgataaaaaaaatcaattataaagttaaatttatttatcatatacATGAAGTTTGATTtcttctttaatattaaaattttcttcctaaaatgaaattaaatttttaacatttaaagtATTCGGGTCGGATAGGTAGGACCATGGGGCGGGTAATTCGGGTGGGGACTAAAACAGATACGGAATAGAAGTTCAAGGGTTGATTGATGTAAATCCAGTGTCATCGTCGAGCTAGGGTTTACTGATTCTATCTGTCTTCTTCCTCATTTCTCAAAGAACTTGAGAGATTCAGTGAGCGCCAGAGAGATGGGCTATTCGATGGAACAGTTACTGCAGCAACTCAAGGTAAAACACCCACAATTATTCCTTTGAAAATGATGGATCTTGATGCGCGATGATGTTCTATCTCGTGTAATTCTGCAATGTGCTTATTTACTTCAATTGAATATGAGCCTTGCTGTACTAAGATTCTGGAATCCTACTTATTTGACATACACTCTGTTTTCTTGTTTCTAATCAGCATTCTACATTGTGGTCTTTGTAGGAACTTCAAATTGATTATAACCGTTATGATCATCCTGTTGTATTGACAGTTGAGGCTCAGGTAGAGGATCATAAGATTATCAGTGTGATGTTCAATTTTTTGAGATAAATGAATTTCCATTGTTctttcattttgaattttttttgaatttccTATTACCTATCAGGCTAAACATGTTGGGAATAATAAAGGAGCATTGAGCAAAAACCTCTTTTTAAAGGTATTCTCAAGAATTCACATACTTCCTTCTCTAATTTATCCCCTCTCAATTCCTAATAATCCCCTTCCTTCCCTTCTATTTACTGCACTCCCATTACCAATTCCCTTATCACATACTAAGATAGCTGGTTGCTGTGTGCAGGACAAAAAGAATAGGTTTTACATTGTTTCTGCCATGGCCGATACCAAAGTAGATTTGAAAGGTAATATCTTCATTATGTGATTCTGTTACTTATTTTTAGACCCTAAATTTACTGGAATAGCCATGGTTGATTCTTAACTGTCTGCCTTTGTACATACCATGATCTTAGAATTCTCCAAATCCAATAATGATTTCTCTGAGCTAAGTCAACATATTTGTCTCAAACATAATCTCTTAAGAGTTTAGAAGTTAATAAATTTGAACTTTAGCTTGATGTATTTGTCTTAAAAGTGGACCTCAGccagttttttttgtttatttagtgTGTTGTTATTCTATTATGTTGTAGACTTATTTGTTGTTTTGAAGTTGAGCAGTTCTATCTCAGAGACTTGGGTTGGGAAAGACAGGCTTGAGAATGGCTCCTGAAGAAGCGTTGCCTGAAATACTTCAGGTACTTTTTGTGCTATAGATTGTTACTTTAGCTCTAGCAACTAAGAGAAGAAACAAATTGTGAAATTTTGGAGAATTTTTGTTCATTAGAGCTACAGAACAAACAGGATAGTTGCacaaatatacaaataatcaaaGGGAAATCAAAATGGAAGTACAGGAAAAGAGATAAAACAATGTTAGACATGCGCTGTCACATACTTCCAAGTCAGGATCCTTAGCAAAGTACATTCATCATAGACCCAAAAAAGAGGCCAGACTCGCATTCTCCTCTATTCAAAGATGTCAGCGAAATGAATAATGTCTTCCTCCCGGTGATATCATTGCATTTGCATTCCCCCCTTTGAATACTTCTGCTGCTAGGCCCATCGTTCATGTTTCTTTCTAGCCTTGAGTGTTCCTTCTCTTCTAATGATTTGCTCATTTTCTTTTCCCTCTTCTTCGAAGAACAACCATCTTGTTAAAAGATATATTATCTATCCAAGGTCTATCATCTTCCTTGTGGTTTTATGGTAGGTTTGATAGTGTAAGTTCTTGTGGATATATCCAATCCTGTGTTTCACCTTACCTATAAAAAATTCACGTGGAAACTTCCTCCACAGTTGTAAGAAATCCACCTGATTTAAAGTAGTGTATCTTCAGGATGACTGAAAGGCATGATACGGGGGTGTTAGAAACTGATTCTAGATAAGGTAAATAGCATAAAAACCAAAGTGAGAAAAATGAGAGGTGGATGCACTTTTTGATATGCAAGCAGAAGATTAATATGTTACATTTAAGCCAGGCTTTTTCAATCTTTTTTCATAAGCTTTTTTTGTCTGTGAAGTTTATATTATGGCCCCACTAATAAGCTCTGAAAATGAATTTGTTATGATTTAACTTGTCTTAAATCCTTTATTGATTCCTTATAAGAAGATGAATGAAAGGATATGGCCACATTATTCTGTTCTATAGCTTTTTAAGGATATGCACTTCTTGGCATGAAATATTGATCATGTTTGTTGATCTActctgacaggttccacttggtTCCGTTACACCATTTGCACTGGTGAATGAATCGGCCAGGTATGCCTTTTTCTCATCTGGGGAGGCTTCTAGAGAATCTTGTAATATAGGATTATACCCAAatgttatcatttttaataGTTCCTGCAACCTTATTTTGTAAAGGCACGTCTCTTTACTGCTGGATAAAGGATTTAAAGATCAGGATTTATGTATCTTCCATCCTCTGTCAAATGATGTCTCAATAGGTAAGTTGAACGAATTGTTCTTTAATTTCTTGTCCTTTCTTGTACCATTTCTGATACATATGTCTCCTGTTTCCAGCTCTTACAGCAAATGATCTAGTCAAGTTTTTTAAATCAATAGGGAAGGACCCTGCATATGTTGACCTGGAGGTAgttaaactatatcttgtttaattttctggtttgattttattatttaatccattctcttattattttgtttataggCTAACCCACCAGTTGGGAAAGATCAACCTCCTGA
This genomic window contains:
- the LOC124945775 gene encoding prolyl-tRNA synthetase associated domain-containing protein 1 is translated as MGYSMEQLLQQLKELQIDYNRYDHPVVLTVEAQAKHVGNNKGALSKNLFLKDKKNRFYIVSAMADTKVDLKVLSQRLGLGKTGLRMAPEEALPEILQVPLGSVTPFALVNESARHVSLLLDKGFKDQDLCIFHPLSNDVSIALTANDLVKFFKSIGKDPAYVDLEANPPVGKDQPPDLASLVPSDAVVLLTSPSEKSEANPIPLNDKSAPAPVKGKSSSVAQKEKSGKGNLEKAKPTTTTYADSKRFVEEVLEKINVEIERNGKENGALTTYNLRLELETLATSFKNMAYTEGFHAASSATKQRSFGCL